A part of Propioniciclava coleopterorum genomic DNA contains:
- a CDS encoding TetR/AcrR family transcriptional regulator: MPLPRFDRLAPEARAAVLDVARTHFARDGFSEASYNRIIAEAGISKTSAYHYFDGKADLYGAVRADVLARLADVLGAWEPSAEVSAFWQQFHDVAGRLADHLARHPDDRALLAAEVPPADAWTPALIEDAVHLGLVRAEDREIMLRLTSAVLAAVDEFVLARPETQAATAARLPTLLTAMWSAGQPGVPSV; this comes from the coding sequence ATGCCGCTGCCGCGATTCGACCGGCTCGCTCCCGAGGCGCGGGCTGCGGTGCTCGACGTCGCCCGCACCCACTTCGCACGAGACGGATTCTCGGAGGCGTCCTACAACCGGATCATCGCCGAGGCCGGGATATCGAAAACCTCCGCGTACCACTACTTCGACGGTAAAGCGGATCTCTACGGGGCCGTGCGCGCCGACGTCCTGGCACGGCTTGCGGACGTCCTCGGTGCGTGGGAACCGTCGGCCGAGGTGTCCGCCTTCTGGCAGCAGTTCCATGACGTCGCCGGCAGGCTCGCCGACCACCTCGCGCGCCATCCGGACGATCGGGCTCTGCTCGCGGCCGAGGTGCCGCCGGCGGACGCTTGGACGCCCGCTCTGATCGAGGACGCCGTGCATCTGGGCCTCGTGCGCGCCGAGGACCGCGAGATCATGCTCCGGTTGACCAGCGCCGTGCTCGCCGCCGTGGACGAGTTCGTGCTCGCGCGACCCGAGACACAAGCCGCGACGGCCGCGCGCTTGCCCACGCTCCTGACGGCGATGTGGTCCGCGGGTCAACCGGGTGTTCCGTCGGTGTGA
- a CDS encoding sensor histidine kinase, with amino-acid sequence MLSYERIDDGAASPWWVTALMLPPVGLAMMTSAVFSPVGGNVQGATPDLGTASLAVLGMLLAVAGPVALFWRHRFPFVLTFAALLVPLVVPIGIALLLVLVASLVGRRRGPAVWATLGVAAASVAAVVTADVLAQPRGASVSKMLLTPTGPDLERVDAPIGAVVAITVVWFAGAVGIGYLLRLRRLTRKQGAEVRGAVETVGRLGDEVARRQERERIAREVHDAMGHRLSLLNLHAGALELNAGEDPRVQESAGLVRKSAGEAMDDLRSLLQVLRDPLGEDTPEIPLSRLREVVQESFGAGQVVSSSIFISEAERADPTLSRAVYRIVQEVLTNARKHAPGEPVLLTVEGAPATGVVIDARNRFVGVAEGAGADAGRGLKGIAERAELLGGKLQYGLEDKTTFRVRVVLPWRDAATAR; translated from the coding sequence GTGCTGAGCTACGAGCGGATCGACGACGGGGCGGCCTCGCCCTGGTGGGTGACCGCGCTCATGCTGCCCCCGGTCGGCCTGGCGATGATGACCAGCGCCGTCTTCTCCCCCGTGGGCGGCAACGTCCAGGGGGCCACCCCGGACCTCGGCACGGCCTCCCTCGCCGTGTTGGGCATGCTGCTGGCGGTCGCGGGACCCGTCGCCCTGTTCTGGCGGCATCGGTTCCCGTTCGTGCTGACGTTCGCCGCGCTGCTGGTTCCGCTCGTGGTCCCGATCGGCATCGCGTTGCTGCTGGTCCTGGTGGCGTCCCTCGTCGGGCGCCGGCGTGGACCGGCGGTCTGGGCCACGCTGGGGGTCGCGGCGGCGTCCGTCGCGGCGGTCGTCACGGCAGATGTCCTTGCCCAGCCGCGCGGCGCGTCCGTGTCGAAGATGCTCCTGACGCCGACCGGACCGGACCTCGAGCGGGTCGACGCCCCGATCGGCGCCGTGGTGGCGATCACCGTGGTCTGGTTCGCCGGCGCCGTGGGGATCGGGTACCTCCTCCGGCTGCGGAGGCTCACGAGGAAGCAGGGCGCGGAGGTGCGCGGCGCCGTCGAGACCGTCGGACGCCTCGGCGACGAGGTCGCCCGCCGGCAGGAGCGCGAGCGCATCGCTCGCGAGGTCCACGATGCGATGGGGCACCGGCTGTCGCTGCTCAACCTGCACGCCGGGGCGCTGGAGCTCAACGCGGGCGAGGACCCGCGCGTCCAGGAGTCGGCCGGGCTGGTGCGCAAGAGCGCCGGCGAGGCGATGGACGACCTCCGCTCGCTGCTCCAGGTGTTGCGCGACCCGCTGGGGGAGGACACCCCCGAGATCCCGCTGAGCCGGTTGCGGGAGGTCGTCCAGGAGTCCTTCGGCGCCGGCCAGGTGGTGAGCTCGTCGATCTTCATCTCCGAGGCCGAGCGCGCCGACCCCACCCTGTCGCGGGCGGTGTACCGCATCGTGCAGGAGGTGCTCACCAACGCCCGCAAGCACGCCCCGGGCGAGCCGGTCCTGCTCACCGTGGAGGGCGCGCCGGCGACCGGGGTGGTGATCGACGCCCGCAATCGGTTCGTCGGGGTGGCCGAGGGCGCCGGCGCCGACGCGGGGCGCGGCCTGAAGGGCATCGCCGAGCGCGCCGAACTGCTCGGCGGCAAGCTGCAGTACGGCCTCGAGGACAAGACGACCTTCCGCGTCCGGGTGGTGCTGCCCTGGCGGGACGCCGCGACGGCCCGCTGA
- the arfB gene encoding alternative ribosome rescue aminoacyl-tRNA hydrolase ArfB, which produces MSDLHVPPGPGIPLGLTIPGRELSERFARASGPGGQGVNTTDSRVQLSWDLGASTAVSAAQRDRLFDRLETRLVGTTLTIDAAEYRSQRRNRTAARERLAAIVRGALAPPPPKRRPRRPSRASIERRLAEKRHRSQLKQSRHRPD; this is translated from the coding sequence GTGAGCGACCTCCACGTGCCGCCCGGACCGGGCATCCCACTGGGCCTCACCATCCCCGGACGCGAACTGTCCGAACGGTTCGCCCGGGCGTCGGGACCCGGCGGCCAGGGCGTGAACACCACCGACTCGCGCGTCCAGCTCAGCTGGGATCTGGGCGCGAGCACCGCCGTCTCCGCCGCCCAGCGCGACCGACTGTTCGACCGGCTCGAGACCCGGCTGGTCGGCACCACGCTCACCATCGACGCCGCGGAGTACCGCTCCCAGCGCCGCAACCGCACCGCCGCGCGCGAGCGGCTGGCCGCGATCGTGCGCGGCGCCCTGGCCCCGCCGCCCCCGAAGCGGCGTCCGCGGCGGCCGTCCCGCGCCTCGATCGAGCGCCGCCTGGCCGAGAAGCGCCACCGGTCACAGCTCAAGCAGTCCCGGCACCGTCCCGACTGA
- a CDS encoding sensor histidine kinase, whose amino-acid sequence MREAIMGLRDATRPDRSLPQHLEEYVAAFTRTSGISTDLVLDDGVRLSPDAEVQVLRVVQEALTNVRKHSGAVRATVHLSRGPRQVSVVVEDDGEGFDPRQTRPDGFGLTAMRDRAESVAGRLTIDSQPGRGTRVVVQFPTPDGLRPRLPEEMSA is encoded by the coding sequence GTGCGCGAGGCGATCATGGGCCTGCGGGACGCCACCCGCCCCGATCGCAGCCTGCCGCAGCACCTTGAGGAGTACGTGGCGGCGTTCACCCGCACCAGCGGCATCTCCACCGACCTGGTCCTCGACGACGGCGTCCGCCTCTCCCCGGACGCCGAGGTGCAGGTCCTCCGCGTCGTGCAGGAGGCCCTCACCAACGTCCGTAAGCACTCCGGCGCCGTCCGCGCGACGGTCCACCTCAGCCGCGGCCCGCGGCAGGTCAGCGTCGTCGTCGAGGACGACGGCGAGGGGTTCGACCCCCGCCAGACCCGCCCCGACGGCTTCGGGCTGACCGCCATGCGCGACCGCGCCGAGTCCGTCGCCGGCCGCCTCACCATCGACTCCCAGCCGGGGCGCGGGACGCGCGTCGTCGTCCAGTTCCCGACCCCCGACGGCCTTCGCCCACGACTCCCCGAGGAGATGAGCGCGTGA
- a CDS encoding response regulator → MTTATQAPPVRILLADDLLLFRRAIAELIDDQEDLSVIGQADNGVEAVEMAQALRPDIVVLDVEMPVMDGIAAARRIRELLPETRIVMLTVWQDDDHLLEAIQLGVHGYLLKDLRPDELYAMLRSVMRDETPVSPALVGRLLTALRESGRRTVVPEPEQAQLSRRELEVLRLVADGLSNKEIGANLCITEGTVKNHVHNALAKLGMENRIQAAAYIVRQGLGLPRR, encoded by the coding sequence GTGACCACCGCGACCCAGGCGCCCCCCGTCCGCATCCTGCTCGCCGACGATCTGCTGCTGTTCCGGCGCGCGATCGCCGAGCTCATCGACGACCAGGAGGACCTCTCCGTCATCGGCCAGGCCGACAACGGCGTGGAGGCGGTCGAGATGGCCCAGGCGCTGCGCCCGGACATCGTCGTCCTCGACGTCGAGATGCCGGTCATGGACGGCATCGCCGCCGCCCGGCGGATCCGCGAACTGCTCCCCGAGACCCGCATCGTGATGCTGACGGTGTGGCAGGACGACGACCACCTGCTCGAGGCCATCCAGCTCGGCGTCCACGGCTACCTGCTCAAGGATCTGCGGCCCGACGAGCTCTACGCCATGCTCCGCTCGGTGATGCGCGACGAGACCCCGGTCTCCCCCGCCCTCGTCGGCCGGCTGCTGACCGCGCTGCGCGAGTCCGGACGCCGCACCGTCGTCCCCGAGCCCGAGCAGGCCCAGCTGTCGCGACGCGAGCTGGAGGTGCTGCGCCTCGTGGCGGACGGTCTGTCGAACAAGGAGATCGGCGCCAACCTCTGCATCACCGAGGGCACCGTGAAGAACCACGTGCACAACGCGTTGGCCAAGCTGGGCATGGAGAACCGGATCCAGGCCGCCGCCTACATCGTGCGCCAAGGGCTGGGCCTGCCGCGTCGCTGA
- the nrfH gene encoding cytochrome c nitrite reductase small subunit, which yields MEPTKTGFVQWIGGVRGVFLMIAGGLVGILLGVALFTFGYAGGWAYFGNDPATCNQCHAMNEQYDAWAKGSHKNVAGCNDCHSPHDNIIHKYVNKADNGFWHALKFTTGDYPENIKIREMNREITQEACLSCHANLVSDIESTRVGHANRVDCLQCHSNVGHMR from the coding sequence GTGGAACCCACCAAGACTGGCTTCGTCCAGTGGATCGGCGGCGTCCGCGGCGTCTTCCTGATGATCGCGGGTGGCCTGGTCGGCATCCTGCTCGGGGTCGCGCTGTTCACCTTCGGCTACGCCGGCGGCTGGGCCTACTTCGGCAACGATCCGGCGACCTGCAACCAGTGCCACGCGATGAACGAGCAGTACGACGCGTGGGCCAAGGGCAGCCACAAGAACGTGGCGGGCTGCAACGACTGCCACTCGCCGCACGACAACATCATCCACAAGTACGTGAACAAGGCTGACAACGGTTTTTGGCACGCCCTGAAGTTCACGACGGGCGACTACCCCGAGAACATCAAGATCCGCGAGATGAACCGTGAGATCACCCAGGAGGCGTGCCTGTCCTGCCACGCCAACCTGGTCTCCGACATCGAGAGCACGCGGGTGGGGCACGCGAACCGAGTCGACTGTCTCCAATGCCACAGCAACGTCGGGCACATGAGGTGA
- a CDS encoding ammonia-forming cytochrome c nitrite reductase subunit c552, protein MAKETRTKPRWLIPAGVFLIAGALVTLGIASLLMSIMEKRNEAQTPYFPVVQLDEKSFDPADWGKNFPLQYEGWLATKEMPVEDQQPQTPTATDPRTIVAKSKIEEDPRLVTMWQGYAFAVDYRHPRGHAYMLEDQRFTKRVTSPQFKQPGACLNCHASTVPIMDELGNGDRKAGFDVMNKMTYQAATELAEHPVACIDCHDPKTMALRVTRPAFEEGIKEYKAGQGIKDYDVNRDATAQEMRSFVCAQCHVEYYFKGEEKTLTFPWDKGLTADDALAYYDEVGWSDFTHKLTGAKAVKAQHPDFETWSQGVHAKSGVTCADCHMPYQREGAAKVSDHQIASPMRSDESINASCLTCHSNTEQQMRDRVEGIHSTYEQTKNVAFDALTALIYDIEAAQKNGTPEAQVEAARGFQRKAQFFLDYVVSENSRGFHAPAYTNRLLNDVTDASRRGQMALRGVEYEPAGPPTPAPIGQPTLAPDKRK, encoded by the coding sequence ATGGCCAAAGAAACCAGAACCAAGCCACGGTGGCTGATCCCGGCGGGGGTGTTCCTCATCGCAGGCGCCCTCGTCACGCTCGGGATCGCGTCGTTGCTGATGAGCATCATGGAGAAGAGGAACGAGGCGCAGACCCCGTACTTCCCCGTCGTCCAGCTCGACGAGAAGAGCTTCGACCCCGCCGACTGGGGCAAGAACTTCCCGCTGCAGTACGAGGGCTGGCTGGCCACCAAGGAGATGCCGGTCGAGGACCAGCAGCCGCAGACGCCGACCGCCACCGATCCGCGCACGATCGTCGCCAAGAGCAAGATCGAAGAGGATCCGCGCCTGGTCACCATGTGGCAGGGCTACGCCTTCGCGGTCGACTACCGCCACCCGCGCGGCCACGCCTACATGCTGGAGGACCAGCGCTTCACCAAGCGCGTCACCTCCCCGCAGTTCAAGCAGCCCGGCGCCTGCCTCAACTGCCACGCCTCCACCGTCCCGATCATGGACGAGCTCGGCAACGGCGACCGCAAGGCCGGCTTCGACGTCATGAACAAGATGACGTACCAGGCCGCCACCGAGCTCGCCGAGCACCCGGTCGCCTGCATCGACTGCCACGACCCCAAGACGATGGCGCTGCGCGTGACGCGTCCCGCCTTCGAGGAAGGGATCAAGGAGTACAAGGCCGGCCAGGGCATCAAGGACTACGACGTCAACCGCGACGCCACCGCCCAGGAGATGCGCTCCTTCGTGTGCGCCCAGTGCCACGTCGAGTACTACTTCAAGGGCGAGGAGAAGACCCTCACCTTCCCGTGGGACAAGGGGCTGACCGCCGACGACGCGCTGGCCTACTACGACGAGGTGGGCTGGAGCGACTTCACCCACAAGCTCACCGGCGCGAAGGCCGTCAAGGCGCAGCACCCCGACTTCGAGACCTGGAGCCAGGGCGTTCACGCCAAGTCCGGTGTGACCTGTGCGGACTGCCACATGCCCTACCAGCGCGAGGGAGCGGCGAAGGTCTCCGACCACCAGATCGCCAGCCCGATGCGCAGTGACGAGTCCATCAACGCGTCCTGCCTGACCTGCCACAGCAACACCGAGCAGCAGATGCGCGATCGCGTCGAGGGCATCCACTCGACTTACGAGCAGACCAAGAACGTCGCGTTCGACGCCCTCACGGCGCTGATCTACGACATCGAGGCCGCCCAGAAGAACGGCACGCCCGAGGCGCAGGTGGAGGCCGCGCGCGGCTTCCAGCGCAAGGCGCAGTTCTTCCTGGACTACGTGGTCAGCGAGAACAGCCGCGGCTTCCACGCCCCGGCCTACACCAACCGGTTGCTCAACGATGTGACCGACGCCTCGCGCCGCGGCCAGATGGCCCTGCGTGGCGTGGAGTACGAGCCGGCGGGCCCGCCGACTCCGGCTCCGATCGGGCAGCCGACCCTGGCTCCGGACAAGCGCAAGTAA
- a CDS encoding cytochrome c biogenesis protein ResB: MSIETRPTVDHGAEAPEEHHDLSVGELFRRLYALFYNKRFGLLLILAMAVLTLVGVLFPQAPGEVLADPESSAQWLAGQEGRYGNWTGVLAAVGIFGVFSAIPFKVVTILLALSIIACTTHRLPLLYNQAMKPRVRVRPTFFDHARVRATAVVKGDEAAAAEAVRQRLLKERYRVTTGEDGVPLYADRNRFAPFGTVVAHAAFVVILAGVFITSTFGFRVDDLSVPIGTRVEVGRDTGLAVEATSFKDSYNPDGSPNDYVSDLVLFHDGQQVASQTVRVNAPLNWNGWSLNQASFGIAADLKVSAADGSVVFDQSIPLVYQTQDRQYAYGRIDLPEQQLQIYLITPASGKVVDDIPAGKAQIEVYPFGAEKPSFQTILTPGEAVTGADHSWTFARERQYTGLMLSRDPGAVWVWVGSAMLAIGTCWTMFLRHKRIWVRLEPVKGARACPSPRPTVTT; the protein is encoded by the coding sequence ATGAGCATCGAGACCCGACCCACCGTCGACCACGGCGCCGAGGCGCCCGAGGAGCACCACGACCTGTCCGTGGGCGAACTGTTCCGGCGGCTGTACGCCCTGTTCTACAACAAGCGGTTCGGCCTGCTGCTGATCCTCGCCATGGCCGTCCTCACGCTCGTCGGCGTCCTGTTCCCGCAGGCGCCCGGCGAGGTGCTGGCCGATCCCGAGTCCAGCGCCCAGTGGCTCGCGGGCCAGGAGGGCCGCTACGGCAACTGGACCGGCGTGCTGGCCGCGGTGGGGATCTTCGGGGTGTTCTCGGCGATCCCCTTCAAGGTCGTCACGATCCTGCTGGCGCTGAGCATCATCGCGTGCACGACGCATCGGCTGCCGCTGCTCTACAACCAGGCGATGAAGCCGCGCGTCCGCGTCCGGCCGACCTTCTTCGACCACGCCCGCGTCCGCGCCACCGCCGTCGTGAAGGGCGACGAGGCCGCCGCCGCGGAGGCCGTCCGGCAGCGGCTGCTCAAGGAGCGCTACCGCGTGACCACCGGCGAGGACGGCGTCCCGCTGTACGCCGACCGGAACCGGTTCGCGCCGTTCGGCACCGTGGTCGCCCACGCGGCGTTCGTGGTGATCCTCGCCGGGGTGTTCATCACCTCCACGTTCGGCTTCCGGGTCGACGACCTGTCCGTGCCGATCGGGACGCGCGTCGAGGTCGGCCGCGACACCGGCCTGGCGGTCGAGGCCACCTCCTTCAAGGACTCCTACAACCCGGACGGCTCGCCCAACGACTACGTCTCCGACCTGGTCCTGTTCCACGACGGCCAGCAGGTCGCGTCCCAGACCGTCCGGGTCAACGCGCCGCTGAACTGGAACGGCTGGTCGCTCAACCAGGCGTCCTTCGGCATCGCGGCCGACCTCAAGGTCAGCGCCGCCGACGGCAGCGTCGTGTTCGATCAGTCGATCCCGCTGGTGTACCAGACCCAGGACCGCCAGTACGCCTACGGCCGCATCGACCTGCCCGAGCAGCAGCTCCAGATCTACCTGATCACGCCCGCGTCGGGGAAGGTCGTCGACGACATCCCGGCCGGCAAGGCCCAGATCGAGGTCTACCCGTTCGGCGCCGAGAAGCCGTCGTTCCAGACCATCCTGACCCCCGGCGAGGCCGTCACCGGCGCCGACCACTCCTGGACGTTCGCCCGCGAGCGTCAGTACACCGGCCTGATGCTGAGCCGCGACCCGGGCGCCGTCTGGGTCTGGGTCGGCAGCGCGATGCTCGCCATCGGCACCTGCTGGACCATGTTCCTGCGCCACAAGCGGATCTGGGTCCGGCTCGAGCCCGTCAAGGGGGCACGCGCGTGTCCCTCGCCTCGCCCGACCGTCACGACGTGA
- the ccsB gene encoding c-type cytochrome biogenesis protein CcsB: MLELSRALLMGATGLVIVSLIINVVVVATRHRKPVSKAARKPVAVGRGASHPVSPLSPAEFDENPNPAVAPAPQRGVAWFSDRSVEVALLAMTVALILRSVVTGHAPFSNQYEFACAFGWGITAAYVYFERKYRVRTLSLVVLPLVVTAMLYAFAQGSEAAPLMPALQNRLLLTLHVITAVIAYGAAAVSSAAAILYLLRPRLTKIKGLPSADLLDEIGYRGIVICFPMLTIMIILGAIWADIAWGRYWSWDPKETAALVTWLIYGAYLHARVVRDWRGNKAAWLLILGFAAVVFTFLGNHFFGGLHSYA, encoded by the coding sequence ATGCTCGAGCTGTCCCGCGCCCTGCTGATGGGCGCCACCGGCCTGGTGATCGTGTCCCTGATCATCAACGTCGTCGTCGTGGCGACCCGCCACCGCAAGCCCGTCTCCAAGGCGGCGCGCAAGCCCGTCGCCGTCGGACGCGGCGCGTCCCATCCGGTCTCCCCGCTCAGCCCGGCCGAGTTCGACGAGAACCCGAACCCGGCCGTCGCCCCGGCGCCGCAGCGCGGGGTGGCCTGGTTCAGCGACCGGTCCGTCGAGGTGGCGCTGCTCGCCATGACCGTGGCGCTGATCCTGCGCAGCGTCGTCACCGGGCACGCCCCGTTCTCCAACCAGTACGAGTTCGCCTGCGCCTTCGGCTGGGGCATCACGGCCGCCTACGTATACTTCGAGCGGAAGTACCGCGTCCGGACGCTGTCACTGGTCGTGCTGCCGCTCGTCGTCACCGCGATGCTCTACGCGTTCGCGCAGGGCTCGGAGGCCGCGCCGCTCATGCCCGCGCTGCAGAACCGGCTGCTGCTGACGCTGCACGTCATCACCGCGGTCATCGCCTACGGCGCCGCGGCGGTGTCCTCGGCGGCCGCCATCCTCTACCTGCTGCGTCCGCGGCTGACGAAGATCAAGGGCCTGCCCAGCGCCGACCTGCTCGACGAGATCGGCTACCGCGGCATCGTCATCTGCTTCCCGATGCTGACGATCATGATCATCCTCGGCGCGATCTGGGCCGACATCGCCTGGGGCCGCTACTGGTCGTGGGACCCCAAGGAGACGGCCGCGCTGGTCACCTGGCTGATCTACGGCGCCTACCTGCACGCGCGCGTCGTCCGCGACTGGCGCGGCAACAAGGCCGCCTGGCTGCTCATCCTCGGCTTCGCCGCGGTGGTGTTCACCTTCCTGGGTAACCACTTCTTCGGCGGCCTGCACAGCTACGCCTGA
- a CDS encoding TlpA family protein disulfide reductase: protein MSAPTAPRPQVTVENPAGTRGRTLLVIAVVAAIVLGGGWWMTRPVMTGGAEGNYAGVQVDGAATAPRVGTMAPDFTATTTDGRTITLSQLRGRPVWLNFGATWCAPCRVEAPDIQAAHAAQEQGVQIIAVYLGEDRTAIEPFASSLGLTYDHVPDPKKALASAWGVSGIPVHWFIDSDGIIRSTQVGILGPGRITELLAQVG from the coding sequence ATGAGCGCTCCCACGGCCCCGCGCCCGCAGGTCACCGTCGAGAACCCCGCCGGCACGCGCGGGCGGACCCTGCTGGTCATCGCCGTCGTCGCCGCCATCGTGCTGGGCGGCGGCTGGTGGATGACCCGCCCGGTGATGACCGGCGGCGCCGAGGGCAACTACGCCGGCGTCCAGGTGGACGGCGCCGCCACCGCGCCCCGGGTGGGCACGATGGCGCCCGACTTCACCGCCACGACGACCGACGGCCGCACGATCACCCTGTCGCAGCTGCGCGGCCGGCCGGTGTGGCTGAACTTCGGCGCCACGTGGTGCGCCCCGTGCCGCGTCGAGGCGCCCGACATCCAGGCCGCGCACGCGGCGCAGGAGCAGGGCGTCCAGATCATCGCGGTGTACCTGGGCGAGGACCGGACGGCCATCGAGCCGTTCGCCTCCTCGCTCGGCCTGACCTACGACCACGTGCCGGACCCGAAGAAGGCCCTGGCGTCCGCCTGGGGCGTCAGCGGGATCCCGGTGCACTGGTTCATCGACTCCGACGGCATCATCCGGTCCACCCAGGTCGGCATCCTGGGCCCGGGCCGGATCACCGAACTGCTGGCGCAGGTCGGCTGA
- a CDS encoding MerR family transcriptional regulator: MTIGEFSARTRISVRMLRHYDEHGVLAPASVDAASGYRRYAPSQVTDAVDLRNLRDVGLGVSAIGALLAARGTPTFERSLLLQRAVLVDEAAAATQRLHLIDSLLDHLKETTMSTIDVTLKSLPATRLATYRSVIPSYQAEGVLWDALMPALQAQGIAPTGTGGCIEHDQEYKESDVEESAFVEVAPGTAVAAPLVGLDVPARDVVVARVQGPYAEAIPQGHGSIAAFMTEHGLRPAWTADDPASHVFNLYLNDPSQAAPADYLTDVCVPVHR; the protein is encoded by the coding sequence ATGACGATCGGGGAGTTCTCCGCCCGGACGCGGATCAGCGTGCGGATGCTGCGGCACTACGACGAGCACGGCGTCCTGGCGCCGGCGTCGGTGGACGCGGCGTCCGGCTACCGGCGCTACGCCCCGTCCCAGGTGACCGACGCCGTCGACCTGCGCAACCTCCGCGACGTCGGCCTGGGCGTCTCCGCCATCGGGGCCCTGCTCGCGGCCCGCGGCACCCCCACGTTCGAGCGGTCGCTGCTGTTGCAGCGCGCCGTGCTCGTGGACGAGGCCGCCGCCGCCACGCAGCGCCTCCACCTCATCGATTCCCTGCTGGACCACCTGAAGGAGACCACCATGTCCACCATCGACGTCACCCTGAAGTCGCTGCCCGCCACGCGCCTGGCCACCTACCGCAGCGTCATCCCGTCCTACCAGGCCGAGGGCGTCCTCTGGGACGCGCTCATGCCCGCCCTGCAGGCCCAGGGCATCGCGCCCACCGGGACGGGCGGCTGCATCGAGCACGACCAGGAGTACAAGGAGTCCGACGTGGAGGAGTCCGCGTTCGTCGAGGTCGCGCCCGGGACCGCCGTGGCCGCCCCGCTCGTCGGCCTCGACGTTCCCGCCCGGGACGTCGTCGTCGCGCGCGTCCAGGGCCCCTACGCGGAGGCGATCCCGCAGGGGCACGGCAGCATCGCCGCCTTCATGACCGAGCACGGCCTGCGCCCGGCCTGGACGGCCGACGACCCCGCCAGCCACGTGTTCAACCTGTACCTGAACGACCCGTCGCAGGCGGCCCCGGCCGACTACCTCACCGACGTGTGCGTGCCGGTGCACCGCTGA